Below is a window of Humulus lupulus chromosome 2, drHumLupu1.1, whole genome shotgun sequence DNA.
ggtcacGAAGTTGGGTTAAGGAATTGAGATTTAATGATGGGTCTACTTtgtgattgtgactaggtgtatgctagggcttggacgggatcgtgctcgagggtcgttttcattaaccaaagcaatcggaatcaaaggtaagaaactgacctgattatgtggttatgttgggactaagagttccctatacttgtatgtgatatcatatgatggtattattccatggggacatgagataaatgGCTTAAGAGTGCCGGAATCTATATTTGCGCATAGAacacgactcggccactggtagttgaggttaagtatataatcactaagctcggcctaagcgagccggagtcagtgggacaatcagatggtgcggcctaagggcgtcgaccctagatattgtgttatatgtttattttatgaatcttatgattatgacatgtttattatctggataattgattattggtttgcagattgatattATTGATTATGTGAGCGATGTGACCTGCTGAGTATTTGAtagatgatttgtgaattatctgacaattgattatcatttatgttttgtattatggttttcttgctgggccttggctcacaggtgctacgtggtgcaggaaaaggcaagggaaaagtggaccagtcttgagttggagagctctggggcagaatgtacatagtcagctgatcggccgccatggccaAGGATCgttacagggacaggagaacctaaagtgcctattttgccattatagtggcttttggttgtacataaactttgaaagtttgtaaactgtcctttaaaacctattttgggatcccatgtattaaacgtttatttcAATGAGAAATTTTCTGTTTATGACAAAAatgttttaaccctaacctaattacgactttagggtcatgttttcaactatatgacttgattagcaagtcttgcacctttataatcacacagtgtaacgaccttggttatccagggtgttacaacctgtatggcttgtgtaatTATtaggtttttatgcttaatgtctgctatatgtttaattttatcatagagatgtagaaaacctgcatataggttaaGATCTtgtatcttgaaaaagaataggaatcgatttatgttaacttgctattagaataggaagaaaggaatttagaactgattaataaaattaatagaatgaaaagttgaggAAGTTAACACCCTAggattttaattattgaatcaatctttatttttgcaaagtttattttaattttaagtcttagtttagaaatcactctattttcagcagccaaatagaaatttaaaagcatttaTTAGTAAATGGTTAATAGTCCTTGTGGGAATGAAACTTTATTTACTGTCTATATCGTTCCCATGGAGATTATCAATCAAGTACCAATAATCAATTCTATCTTTCTATTTGGCTGTAAAAAATAGAGTGAATTTTAAACTAAcacttaaaattgaaataaactttGCAATAATAAAGGTTGATTCAATTAttaaaacctagggtattaacttcatcaacttttcattctattaatttttctaatcagttctaaatctcttattccaattctaatagcaggttaacaaaaattgattcctattctttttcaagatataagatctcaacctatatgtaggttttctatatttctgtgataaacgtaaacacatagcaggcattaagAATGGTAAactaattgctacacaagtcatacaggtactctcgtccaatatgtaacctatgtctatataacgatagcatattcaattcgcatctttcaaattttgaatcaaaatcataaatcaagcaaatacaaatcaagtatttactagcattagaaAAATATTATGTAGATTAGAATAAATAAGAAGTATCAATTGAACatgataataaaattaaatagaaatccaagcgactacattaacccctagatagaagatttaattcatatcagaCATAATAACAATAACATTCAGATAtttgttcatagaaaataacctaaagaattaagatgaagaagaaatctagaaaacAATAAACCAGCAGAAGAAATCTAAAAGACAATAAACCATCAATTTTTTTCTTAATCTAGGGTTTACAAAACTATACAGACTACTTAAATTTGCAGAATAATGTCACTTAAATAGTTTTTTTAAagctcccaagtgaaaagaccattttgtccTTCTAAAAGTGGCTTAAAATTTCAAAGTCATGTTGATAGAactgtagcgctaggttttgggcgctatagcgctgaGAACAGAGCCAAAATCCATCAAAAATTTGccaactagcgttgtagcgctaggtttgtagcgctgtagcactacaatTAGACCCCCAACTTAATGTCAaatagtgttgtagcgctaggtttgtagcgctgtagcgctagttacaGAGACAAAAATCTTCAAAACAACCATATAACTTTAGCGCTATCATGCTAGCTCCGGAGCGCTATTTACAGTAGCGTATCTCGAACTCATTTCTTCCAAAACAACTCAATTTTCTCCAAAGTAGCTCCATTTTCTCCCACTTTTACTTCATTCATCTCTTTTCACCGTCTTAACAtcgaaaacctgaaacatgaacaaacaagcataaatttgcgataaaatagccctaaactaatgaaaaccttcctaaaaactagaccataaacgagcctaaaactcatttatcagTGCTCTAGAATGTAAGCTCAACTAATTTCAATAATGATTCAAGCGAACAAGTACTTCCTTGACCATGTACATTGTTGATGCTTATTTGATGTAGATTCGATGGGGATTCAATGATTTGATAAATATGCAATATTACAACATTATTTTGATGCTAGATCAATATAGCTTTTATGGCTGCTCGATGATAGACACTAAGGTCTCTTGATGTTCAATTCAATGATAAAAGTAGTGATTCATTTCACTATACTTATTTCAATGCCATTTGATGGTACTTGGATGGTAGCAAGgtttatttttataaatgaaaaaTCTAGAAGTTTTAGTCGAACCAACAACAAAATCAATCGCAAACAATTGAATTGATAATAATTGTAATGATAAAAAACTAAACACTATTTCTACAATCGTATTAAGCCCATTGAGTTAGATAGATGAGTCAGTCTGACCCAAAGTGACATGAAGTCTGTGTTACTAGACCACTTAAGGCCCAAGGTAGTCAGACGAGCAAACCGGGCCCAAGCCACAAAATAAGCTCCCATTCACATAACAAGCCAAAACAAATAACTTAACCCGCACCAGTGCCTAAATATACCCAGTCAGCTAAACGATTCAAAGAGGGACGTTATGGAGCTCGCGAGATTCTAGGACGAGACCTGGGAACGAGTAAGGAGGAACATCACATGAGAAGTCTCTATAAGAAAAACGAGAAGGAGTCCTCAGGAAGGGGGATATCGAATACAGAAACTAATCAATCATACTAAGCAAACTTGACGAGTCCACCAACCCAGTCATCGTCCTCATGCTCCGCTGTCACCATTGTTTATTTTACTTGTTGTTTATCATTATTGGTTTCTTTGTGTATTTCTCCATCTTATTATTCTCTATCTATCCGACtaacttgagcgtcggagtccctttggctgataCCCCACCAATGCTTCCAATTGAACTCTTGTCTCTCTCTTTATTCTTGATAGGTTGTTGGTGCATGTTTAATCAATTGTAGAAAGTCACCTTTACAATAATAAAATGCAATAAATCCTACTTTTTAACTCTAGAATGATTCATACCTCACACTAAACACTTCAAACTCGTTTAAATTAAGCCTTAACCTTTAAGATTGGGGAGAAATTCTTTGGCGGCGTGGGTCTATGATGTCCATCAACGTTAATGGCAAACGCTTACTAGCATGGGTCTGCAGAGGTCCTTCGGGGTCGTGGGAGCTACATGGATGCGACATGCAAGAGGTTTGTGGGCGTGCGAAGGTCAATGAGGAAGTGGGTTAGGTTTGTGTGAGAGCAAGAGGAGAGAAAatgagtgagagtgagagtgaaaGATGGGGAACTTTGACAGGGGTAGTTTGGATAGTTTTGAATTATAAGTATAGTTTTCCAATTTTAACACAAAGGGGCCTATTTATGATATATGGGTGCACTTTAAGAATAGAAACTCACCAGTGTTCATATAAACCGCAAACAACGGTTTAGCACcctgtacgccctgtttttcccacgggctgattagcaagctgagctgcggcctaatcataattatctcgtggacatcctcaagaccggagcttctgtcataaggtcgtacctccttaactcgaggaaactcaagggttcgccaagatttccCAAGACtggagtctggactctgaaggccgaggGTTGAGTTAGGtgtccagctcgtggtacgagctgaagttggaggctatgaccctttgtaaagtcaacacacgcaaggtaaacgtgcatatatcagacatcacgtgtctgatatgcccctgacttctcggacacgcagcaggaacgtgcgtattcagacacccacgactgggttgggccgtgcggcccattatctccttatctatcgatttgaccacacttatgtgtcaggtttaggaattaatcatgaatgtcacagagttgatatgataggtaagaaggtcacgggatgaccttcttaccaactcccaggtgccttctcctataaatatggagaccctgagagttgataggggttggattctctattgtaagaaaggccctgtaatcaaatatccagtacagagcaataatactgactagtggagtagaaggattttaacatttgaaccactcaaaaaacgtgttttgtgtcacctctttctttttctaagatcatatatctatttcggttcacatttagcactaatccctttctcttcttctcttaattacctgttggcgaataaCCACGTCAACACACCCAAACCGGCAAAAATCGTGACCAGTGAAACCGTTTCTAACGGTTCGGTTTAATCGGACCATTCAACTTTAAATAATTCGGTCATAGTTTTTAACTCTCTAAAACCAATTAAACTAGACTGGACCGTgagtttttctaaaaaataattaaatgatggTGCAAGGGTTTGAACTGTTACCTTTAAGTTAATAAAAAGTTTATCTAACCATCCAAGCAAAGCAATTTaaatgttaaaaatatattttcaataatatttaatacatgcaCAATTTTCCAAAACTGAAAAAGAGAATTGTAAAGTccacattgtttagaaagtaaaAGAAATTATTTCCCTCTTTTATAAACACTtctaacaacaaaaataataagcTTCTTGAttactttttattattttaaaaatataattgttaagttaattattttataataaaaaaaatttaaattttaatattttggttatactgttataaacgAAACAAATGGCATTTTAATGGTTTGGTACGCACCAAACCAAACATATACACCCGTACCCTTTTAAGAGAAAAAAAACTCAATTTTCCATTATTTTACTCAATTTTcccatattttacatttaaaagaaaAGTGTTATGGAAAAGGAAATTTCAAgttatatgcataataacttagtaaaattttttaatatgccaacataagttactatctcaaataaatgacaatttcaattttttagacaaaaatactcaTAGCATTCAAAACAcccattttctctctcaatccaaactttctctctctaacatctcttattcgctcactctctctaacattctaatcttgtagatctcgaaaaaatactaaaataaaaaaaaaaaaaaatctgaaactgacatttgagtgaaaaaaatatgaacctccaaagttttcgtcaaatttcagtacagagcatcgaaattgcatccaaaaaatatcgttttggacaaaaatcaagttttcatgattccatcgaaacatcatcgatgcaccattgattttgcatcgaaacaccatcgatttgaCATCGAAAagtcatcgttttggccaaaaaacaagttttcacgattgcatcacaagagcatcgaaacatcatcgattttgcatcgaaattgcatcgaaacaccataaaAAAGCATCTAAATTGCATCAAAACGATGCattttcgatgctcttgcgatgcaatcatgaaacttgatttttggccaaaacaatgttttttcgatgcaaaatcgatggtgtttcgatgttcttgtgatgcaaacatgaaaacttgttttttcgccaaaacgatgctttttcgatgcaaagtcgatggtgtttcgatgcaaaatcgatggtgttgcgatgcaatcatgaaaacttgatttttgggcaAAACCatgatttttcgatgcaaaatcgatggtgtttcgatgctcttgcgatgtaATCATAAAAACTTGTTTTTTAGCCAAaacgatggtgtttcgatgcaaaatcgatggagtttcgatgttgttgcgatgcaatcatgaaaacttgatttttaaccaaaacgatactttttcgatgcaattttgatgcaaaatcgatgctctgtactgaaatttgacgaaaactttggaggtttATATTTTTTTCGCTCATATGtctgttttagttttttttttttttttttttttttaattttggtattttttttttcaatatctacaatattagaatgagagagagcgtgagagagtgagagaatgagagatgcTAGAGAGAGAGTTCAGATTGAGAGATAAAATAAGCTTTTAAATGTTATGAGTATTGTTgtgtaaaatattaaaattattagaTATTTGGCATAACAACTTAGGTTACGttggtatattaaaaaaatttactaaTTTATCTTCCACATAACATGAAAGTTCAATGTGGAAATGACTATAGACATCAGATACTTTACTCTTCTGTCTCAACTCAACCTGCGGATTTTGAAAACACATTTACTCACTCTTCTCTTACACTTTGAATTAGAGTAGAGAAGAAGCAATAATGGCACTCCTACTAGTTCCACTCATATACTCTCTCTTCACGCTACTCTCCACAGCCAACTCTCATTTCTCCTCTTTTTCTTCTACTTCTCCTTCCGCTTCCTTCTCGGAATGGCGACCCGCTCGGGCAACCTACTACGCGGCGGCAGACCCCCGAGACGCGGTGGGCGGCGCGTGCGGTTACGGAGATCTTGTCAAGAGCGGTTACGGGATGGCCACCGTTGGATTGAGCGAGGCGCTGTTTGAGCGCGGTCAGATCTGTGGCGCCTGCTTCGAGCTCAGGTGCGTCGAGGATCTCCGCTGGTGCATTCCGGGGACTTCGATTATCCTCACCGCCACTAACTTCTGCGCTCCAAATTATGGCTTCACGGCTGATGGTGGCGGCCATTGCAACCCTCCCAACAAGCACTTCGTCCTCCCCATTGAGGCCTTCGAGAAGATCGCCCTTTGGAAGGCAGGCAATATGCCAGTTCAGTACCGCaggtatgtatttatatatatttttatatatttgagAATATAAAGTAGTAGTACTGCCCCCATTAATCATGTCTCCATGTTTTGTTAAATGGAGTGTATTTTGTGTTTGTATTTCTTATTTACTTGTTCTGCTTAGTATTTTCCCATGGTCAGGGAGAGATTGATCTTTGGATATGGTATCTGGATGCAAAATGACTTGAAAACAACTTTTGTAGTATACGTTATGTCAATATAGTATATGCATGCTATGACCTTTGATTCGTAGGAGATAAGCTACAGCTTTCATTCTAAAGGAAGTATGACTAGGTTATAATTGATTTCTCACAGTGCATTTCCAGGCATAGCTTCATTTATTGATTGCCCATTTTAAACGAAAGAAAGAAAGGTTATCAGCCACATTAAGATGCAGATTATGGAGTCGGTTCCCTTTTGGTTAAATATGTAGCACATTACTGAGCAGGGTTTTTTTTTGTACCCACCCACTCAAtgttgaaataatttttttaaaaaataaaatgaaatgaagTGAAAAATCATTCTTGTGCAGTGCTAACAAGGCATCTGGAACCTGTATTTATTATGGCGTAGATGTCCTTTAAATGCTCAATTGGATCGCTTGAAGATTGCATCGTCATTCTCGTTGATAATAATGCCTTCAAGGCATCATGTATAATTGTTTAACTTTGAGATGcttataattttaaaacatatttCCTATTCTTATTTGTAGAGATTTTGCGGATGAAATGAGATCCAATTTTGATGTTTTTACAATATTTAGTTGTGAGTTTCCAACCAAAGTTCGGGTTAGTTCTTGATTATGCAGATGTCTATGTTCAGCATCACCATCTATactcattttttatttatattttttaaaacagcTCTCCATCTAACCCAATAATATTTTGGAACTAGGAAACTATGACAATTGATATGTAGATGTATTGTGAGGGCAAACCAAATGCCTGATCATTTAAGCTACCCCTTGGGTACATTACTATCTATACTCATCGGAAATGGAATGGTTATTGAAGTTCTCTTGTAAGAAGTATTTTGaagttactttttttttaattgagtATAGAAATGATAGCCTTCAAGTTTTGTTACTAACAGGATTCCGTATTAATTTAGTCATTTACTTAGCTTCCATTTTTAAGGTTAAAAAAAGgaaataaaggaaaagaaaaagaaaagaatgaaGGCTCTTTCCTTTTCTGGCCATAGTTGGAACCGGGGATCTAGTTTTCTGTTTAAAGACAaagtttcaatttttttatttttttttatccttcCATCTGATTAATGCTGATATGATAtgcatattgtcaataaaagctATTACAAATTGGAGAAAATAGGCCTTTAAGGAAAAGATTAGAGTTCCAATATTAAACCAATTAGTGTGAAGTGGAGTACCTGTCATGTAAAAAGTTAATGTTTTCCATATTATTCTAATGTGGGACTATTTCTAATAaaagtttttcttctcttctaaattTGTTATTGAG
It encodes the following:
- the LOC133818670 gene encoding expansin-A13, which encodes MALLLVPLIYSLFTLLSTANSHFSSFSSTSPSASFSEWRPARATYYAAADPRDAVGGACGYGDLVKSGYGMATVGLSEALFERGQICGACFELRCVEDLRWCIPGTSIILTATNFCAPNYGFTADGGGHCNPPNKHFVLPIEAFEKIALWKAGNMPVQYRRIKCRKEGGIRFTIDGSSIFISVLVSNVAGAGDVSAVKIKGSRTGWLSMGRNWGQNWHINADLKNQPISFEVTNSDGVTVTSYNVAPKNWNFGQSFEGKQFAS